From one Pecten maximus chromosome 8, xPecMax1.1, whole genome shotgun sequence genomic stretch:
- the LOC117332738 gene encoding uncharacterized protein LOC117332738, which yields MDQPYASTSKKRKRGPYGSKKGSDEDKDFQCMNLVVKEDHRLQSTINIVSPIASHLSAEQTVQDDNQGCVTTVDDKQLTQTDDDDDDDDEISSADDHDERCRVTDENIFVEHENVLKNTPQKPAGANSDVQDSLTHEAMDTFFSKMEDKDLDDDIDDLIDQMLHDNQLRNQENLVNDEQTAVILEERVEVLRQITEIFTDSEESKNPANDESTGSSKLFPDSPYSLGLLVLLICCFLIRFRLPDEAAAYMLKIFAAVLPQGHSLFRSLYHLRKFIKKFTEDMFPTLHYYCSSCYSKVEKNDKVCISCRKDLTKSGGVAYFVHLKLISQLRALWKTQDFVNDVRNHRFQHIKNNKNGNLKDVYDGQLYKNLFENGILQEENNLSFSLNTDGAPLFKSSNVSMWPVYMLINELPIAKRKHRQNSVFYGVWISSKKPQMWSFLQPLYSELKHLETEGETFEDCDGNSFLCKCFLLTCTCDLPARAMVYNVNQYNGDFSCWFCLHKGETLKLDTGGIVHIFPYNSSNPKGIPRTKESILEDLTKVQTNVENGVKKFTVHGHKGPFWFLYLTYFNAVYSCVIDYMHGICLGTTKQLMNLWFGASNKSKPYSVYHAKQTVNKFLSEIRPTLFVTRVPRLIDDIAHWKSSEFRNFLLYWGIPVMSKILRKEYFVHFCLLARAIFLLSMENISPVDIATAEGALLLFVENFERLYEARYTTLNLHQLIHLVDCVRHTGPLFVNNCFIFEDLNGYIIKHVHGTQGVENQLVNIIGLVKAIPIMYDRYFKGIDDCDYVFELYHELSDSIASRRIHKHEIEDGIVRVGNLFNGELSDDEFAAISNYGVQCTRNVSKYYNINMYKKGFYVYGKLYKNLVKRQQHVITFFHENDYKFGSVVYFMESNDKTGNKINLALVEPMKKVKSVGSVWKIEFRKSCIAIPLKCITNINNFVGITGDFFVCPPPNRYDRD from the coding sequence GGGTCTGATGAGGACAAGGATTTTCAGTGCATGAACTTGGTTGTAAAAGAGGACCACAGACTTCAGTCAACTATCAACATTGTTTCCCCAATTGCATCACATCTGTCAGCTGAACAAACAGTACAGGATGATAATCAGGGATGTGTTACAACCGTTGATGACAAACAATTAACACAaacagatgatgatgatgatgatgatgatgaaatatcATCAGCTGATGATCATGATGAACGATGTCGTGTTACGGATGAGAATATATTTGTTGAACATGAAAATGTCCTCAAGAACACACCTCAGAAACCAGCAGGAGCTAACAGTGATGTACAAGACTCTCTGACACATGAGGCTATGGATACTTTTTTCTCCAAGATGGAGGACAAAGATTTGgatgatgatattgatgatttgATAGACCAAATGTTACATGATAATCAGCTGCGAAACCAAGAAAATCTTGTGAATGATGAACAGACGGCTGTAATTCTTGAGGAAAGGGTTGAGGTCCTGCGGcaaattacagaaatatttacagACAGTGAAGAATCTAAAAACCCTGCAAATGATGAATCAACTGGATCAAGCAAGTTATTTCCAGACTCCCCGTACAGTCTCGGGCTATTGGTACTTCTAATATGTTGTTTCTTGATTCGTTTCCGGTTACCTGATGAAGCAGCAGCATACATGTTGAAAATATTCGCTGCTGTGCTTCCACAAGGACACAGTTTATTCCGTAGCTTGTATCACTTGAGAAAATTCATAAAGAAATTCACAGAAGACATGTTTCCCACCTTGCATTATTATTGTAGTAGCTGTTACTCAAAGGTTGAGAAAAATGACAAAGTGTGTATATCGTGCAGAAAGGATCTCACAAAGTCCGGAGGAGTTgcatattttgtacatttaaagCTTATATCACAACTGAGGGCTCTATGGAAAACTCAAGACTTTGTGAATGACGTTAGAAATCACAGATTCCAACACATTAAGAACAATAAAAATGGTAATCTTAAAGATGTGTATGATGGACAATTATACAAAAATCTTTTCGAAAACGGCATTCTgcaagaagaaaataatttgtcATTTTCACTAAATACGGATGGTGCCCCTCTGTTCAAATCTTCAAATGTAAGCATGTGGCCTGTGTACATGCTTATTAATGAACTTCCCATCGCAAAACGGAAACATCGACAGAATTCAGTGTTCTATGGTGTTTGGATTTCATCCAAAAAGCCTCAGATGTGGTCTTTTCTTCAACCCCTTTATTCAGAATTGAAACATTTGGAAACTGAAGGGGAAACATTTGAAGACTGTGATGGAAATTCATTCTTGTGTAAATGCTTCTTGCTTACGTGTACATGTGACTTGCCTGCCCGAGctatggtatacaatgtaaatcagTACAATGGGGATTTCAGTTGCtggttttgtttacataaaggTGAAACACTTAAACTTGATACTGGTGGAATAGTTCATATTTTTCCATACAATAGTAGCAATCCAAAAGGAATTCCAAGAACAAAGGAAAGTATTCTTGAAGATTTGACAAAGGTTCAAACCAATGTGGAAAATGGTGTGAAAAAGTTCACAGTTCACGGACATAAAGGACCTTTCTGGTTTCTGTATCTGACATATTTCAATGCAGTATATAGTTGTGTGATTGACTACATGCATGGTATTTGCCTTGGAACTACCAAGCAACTCATGAACTTGTGGTTTGGTGCCTCGAATAAGAGTAAACCGTACTCTGTATATCATGCGAAACAAACTGTTAACAAATTCTTGTCAGAAATTCGTCCGACACTATTTGTAACCAGGGTCCCACGGCTGATAGATGACATCGCTCACTGGAAATCATCAGAATTTCGTAACTTTTTACTTTATTGGGGTATACCAGTGATGAGCAAAATCTTGAGAAAGGAATACTTTGTACACTTTTGTTTACTTGCTCGGGCAATCTTTTTGTTGTCCATGGAAAACATATCCCCGGTAGACATTGCAACTGCTGAGGGAGCTCTTCTTCTTTTTGTAGAGAATTTTGAAAGGTTGTATGAAGCAAGGTATACGACTCTGAATCTTCATCAATTGATTCATTTGGTTGATTGTGTTAGGCACACAGGACCTCTGTTTGTgaacaattgttttatttttgaggACCTTAATGGGTACATAATCAAACATGTACACGGTACACAAGGTGTTGAAAACCAGCTCGTAAATATTATTGGACTTGTAAAGGCCATTCCTATAATGTATGACAGATACTTTAAGGGAATAGATGATTGTGATTATGTTTTTGAGCTGTATCATGAGTTATCTGACAGTATAGCTTCAAGAAGAATTCATAAACATGAAATTGAAGATGGTATAGTCAGAGTAGGGAATTTATTCAATGGGGAACTAAGTGATGATGAATTTGCTGCCATTTCTAATTATGGAGTACAGTGTACTAGGAATGTTTCAAAgtattataatatcaatatgtataaGAAGGGGTTTTATGTATATGGGAAATTGTACAAAAACCTTGTAAAAAGACAGCAGCATGTTATAACATTTTTTCATGAGAATGACTACAAATTTGGATCTGTGGTGTATTTCATGGAGTCAAATGATAAGACCGGTAATAAAATCAACCTCGCACTTGTTGAACCGATGAAAAAAGTCAAGTCTGTTGGCAGTGTTTGGAAAATAGAATTTAGGAAAAGTTGCATTGCCATCCCATTGAAGTGCATAACTAATATCAACAATTTTGTGGGAATAACTGGTGATTTCTTTGTATGTCCTCCTCCAAATAGGTATGACCGTGACTAG